A stretch of Argiope bruennichi chromosome 10, qqArgBrue1.1, whole genome shotgun sequence DNA encodes these proteins:
- the LOC129987497 gene encoding uncharacterized protein LOC129987497 has product MDDKSGRLRKKRGVLRTSVTKICKTIETELTKTDVNVDMLEEMLEQLAVESSELKNLDSQIEEFVSEDKLEREVKEVSEYTQKIITWKFRATKKIRERTKNVDSLNVPSSCYKESSNIKLPKLAISKFYGQSSLWLSFWNSFESAIHENDSLSEVSKFNYLKAHLGGSALSTIEGFAFTPENYEIAIKLLKERFGRSDVLINTHLNNLLRICPLKNSDDIVSFRKMEVYLQTLIVSVENNDLKHYVRSIIDLGSQRSYVSKYIADVMKLKCLGEQTVTHGLFGGLKRRENHKMYSIKLRNTENNFCCNVEVMDQNKICTSLPKLDSKNIEEVKQLGIFVSDICLDENLCLYENDPKEIHILLGADTAARLFTGEIKKLSPDLIAMNTKLGWTVIGRSGINKNDSSSTLMSLLVNDVNISDLWRLDTLNINDPAETQSRKELEEAAKEHFERSVTRDNEGRYIVSLPWIHDHPPLPDGRKLAERRLNSCIKALERVEKLADYDDVFQDWQNEGIIEEVDPMQEIKEGQHFLPHHPVFKENSTTKVRPVFDGSAKEKNTPSINDCLEKGPNLVELIPSLINRFRVEKYGVISDIKKAFLQIGLQERDRPYLRFLWKDRRKDGNIKILQHKRVVFGISSSPFLLGATLELHLKNAPDHLKETAQQLMRSFYVDNCVFSVNRREELARFISESQALLSTAKFELRGWEHSPTEDKTEERQEDRKVPVLGLLWNLPKDTISLDLKSLMKEDKGPITKRKILSTVHRIFDPIGFSCPVTLEPKSLLQECWKLGLSWDAELPLLITERFERWKMKLPKLNDLEIPRCVREDFAEDSKFSIHVFCDASQSAYATCIFLKAESADSTSCQLIQARNRVAPLKKISIPRLELLSCTIGARLAKATISELGLENIPIFYWSDSMNALYWIKRNENWATFVYNRVLEIRKLTNPEDWRHISGTLNPADLPSRGSNAEELVKSLWWKGPNWLRMPIEDWPVSETMPDFDVVNSEKRKSIVSVTNTTTEQLEYFSKTFLDSDGLLRVKTKISQRSDLPTFRFPILLPSKHDVIGKLIFEKHVELSHAGIQILMSSLRENYWILKSRKTIRQVIRNCVICQRFSSRPLEVASAPLPEDRVRDAYVFEVVGVDLCGPLYLKNKSKCWAVLFTCAVYRAVHIELVTSLSTDSFILALRRFISRRGRPATIYSDNGTNLVGTSNELKSVDWVKIQEYASVKKILWKFNPPSAPWWGGFWERLIGMLKSILRKILGKASLQFEELYTVLCDAEGIINSRPLTYLSEDNEDLIALTPAMFLQDLKEIGVPDIDQIDAKRMNKRFFYRQKVCQDLRKRFRIEYLGHLREFSKIRNESKIKEGDIVLIGDSNVKRINWPLGRVIKLYLGKDKKVCLVEVQTKSGSFLRPIQRLFPLEVSQSEKSAIPCLPKSDSPSTMMIPDGTPTSSDSHAVSDVRQPRRSRYGRLLKPNALLDSLV; this is encoded by the exons atggatgataaaagtgGCAGGTTAAGAAAGAAACGGGGAGTTTTGAGAACATCTGTtaccaaaatttgtaaaactattgaaACAGAACTAACGAAAACAGATGTAAATGTCGATATGTTAGAAGAAATGTTAGAGCAGCTTGCGGTTGAGTCAAGTGAATTAAAGAATCTAGATTCACAAATTGAAGAATTCGTTTCCGAGGACAAATTAGAAAGAGAAGTAAAAGAAGTATCGGAATACacccaaaaaattataacttggaaATTTAGAGCGACCAAAAAAATTCGCGAACGAacaaaaaatgttgattctttgAATGTTCCAAGTTCCTGTTATAAAGAATCATCGAACATTAAATTGCCAAAACTTGCGATATCTAAATTCTACGGGCAATCAAGTTTATGGCTTTCATTTTGGAACTCCTTTGAATCAGCCAtacatgaaaatgattcattaagtgaagtcagtaaatttaattacttaaaagcacACCTAGGTGGTTCTGCCCTTAGTACCATAGAAGGATTTGCATTTACACCAGAAAATTACGAAATCgccataaaattacttaaagaacGCTTCGGAAGATCAGATGTTCTCATTAATacccatttgaataatttactgcgTATCTGCCCATTAAAGAACTCAGATGATATTGtatcattcagaaaaat GGAGGTTTATCTGCAGACTTTAATTGTTAGCgtcgaaaataatgatttaaaacactATGTTAGATCGATCATTGACCTCGGGAGCCAGAGGTCGTATGTCAGCAAATACATAGCGGATGTAATGAAATTGAAGTGTCTTGGGGAACAAACGGTGACTCATGGACTTTTCGGAGGACTGAAAAGGCGGGAAAACCACAAGATGTATTCCATTAAATTgcgtaatacagaaaataatttctgttgtaaTGTAGAAGTAAtggatcagaataaaatttgcacTTCTCTTCCCAAATTAGATTCTAAAAACATCGAAGAAGTAAAACAATTGGGTATATTTGTTAGTGATATTTGCTTAGATGAAAATCTTTGTTTGTATGAAAACGATCCCAAGGAGATTCACATATTATTAGGGGCAGATACGGCAGCCAGATTATTtacaggagaaattaaaaaactttcgcCTGATCTAATTGCGATGAACACCAAGTTAGGGTGGACAGTTATTGGAAGAtcaggaattaataaaaatgatagttccAGCACGCTAATGTCGCTACTTGTCAACGACGTAAATATATCCGATCTTTGGAGGCTTGATACATTGAATATCAATGACCCTGCGGAAACTCAAAGTAGAAAAGAACTAGAAGAAGCGGCTAAGGAACATTTTGAACGCAGTGTAACACGAGATAACGAGGGGCGCTACATTGTCAGTCTACCGTGGATACATGATCATCCACCTCTTCCTGATGGCAGAAAGTTAGCTGAACGAAGACTTAACAGTTGTATTAAAGCCTTAGAACGTGTCGAGAAGCTGGCCGATTATGATGATGTTTTTCAGGATTGGCAGAATGAGGGTATCATTGAAGAAGTTGATCCTATGCAAGAAATCAAAGAAGGACAGCATTTCTTACCTCACCATCCTGTCTTCAAGGAGAATTCGACGACCAAAGTTCGACCCGTTTTTGATGGTTCAGCTAAAGAAAAGAATACACCTTCTATTAATGACTGCCTCGAAAAGGGACCAAATCTTGTAGAACTCATTCCATCTCTCATAAATCGCTTTCGTGTTGAAAAATATGGAGTGATATCTGACATTAAGAAGGCCTTTCTGCAAATTGGATTACAAGAACGAGATAGACCATATCTCAGATTTTTATGGAAGGATAGAAGAAAAGACGGAAATATCAAGATCCTGCAGCACAAAAGAGTTGTGTTCGGAATCTCCTCCAGTCCTTTCCTTCTAGGAGCTACATtagaacttcatttaaaaaacgcCCCAGATCATCTCAAGGAAACAGCCCAGCAACTTATGAGGTCCTTCTACGTTGATAATTGTGTTTTCAGCGTCAACAGAAGAGAAGAACTCGCTAGATTTATTTCGGAATCACAAGCACTATTATCTACTGCCAAGTTTGAACTTCGAGGGTGGGAGCATTCTCCTACTGAAGACAAAACTGAAGAAAGGCAAGAAGACCGAAAGGTTCCAGTTCTTGGGCTTCTGTGGAATTTACCAAAGGACACTATATCTCTAGATTTGAAAAGTTTGATGAAAGAAGATAAAGGacctattacaaaaagaaaaatcctgtCAACCGTTCATCGAATCTTTGATCCGATAGGATTTTCTTGTCCAGTGACTCTAGAGCCCAAATCTTTGTTGCAGGAATGCTGGAAATTGGGTCTGTCCTGGGATGCTGAACTCCCTCTGCTGATAACTGAAAGATTCGAACGCTGGAAGATGAAGTTACCGAAATTGAATGATCTTGAAATACCAAGATGTGTACGTGAGGACTTTGCAGAAGATTCCAAATTTTCCATCCATGTTTTTTGTGACGCAAGTCAGAGTGCCTACGCTACATGTATCTTCTTGAAAGCTGAATCTGCTGATAGCACGTCGTGCCAGTTAATACAAGCTAGAAATAGAGTTGCTCCTTTGAAAAAGATCTCTATTCCACGCCTAGAACTTTTGTCCTGTACTATTGGTGCTAGATTGGCAAAAGCAACCATATCCGAACTTGGACTTGAGAACATACCAATCTTCTACTGGTCTGACTCTATGAATGCTTTGTATTGGatcaaaagaaatgagaattggGCCACGTTTGTTTACAACAGGGTACTGGAAATCCGTAAACTCACCAATCCTGAAGACTGGAGGCACATAAGTGGAACATTAAACCCAGCTGACCTTCCATCACGAGGTTCCAATGCAGAGGAACTTGTGAAATCTCTTTGGTGGAAGGGTCCAAATTGGCTGAGAATGCCTATAGAAGATTGGCCTGTTTCGGAAACTATGCCAGATTTCGACGTTGTAAACtccgaaaaaagaaaatctattgtgTCTGTCACTAACACCACGACAGAGCAATTAGAGTACTTTTCTAAG ACATTCCTGGATTCAGATGGTTTATTAAGAGTAAAGACCAAAATTTCTCAAAGAAGTGATCTACCAACATTTAGATTTCCAATTTTGCTGCCTTCAAAGCATGATGTTattggaaaacttatttttgaaaagcatgttGAACTTAGTCATGCTGGGATACAGATTTTGATGTCGAGTTTAAGAGAGAATTATTGGATCTTAAAAAGCAGGAAGACAATACGTCAAGTAATAAGGAATTGTGTAATATGTCAACGTTTTTCATCTCGGCCATTAGAAGTAGCAAGTGCTCCACTACCCGAAGATCGCGTCAGAGATGCTTATGTTTTTGAAGTAGTAGGAGTTGACTTGTGCGGACcactatatttgaaaaacaaaagcaaatgttGGGCTGTACTTTTTACATGCGCAGTCTATCGCGCAGTCCACATCGAGCTGGTAACTAGTTTATCAACAGATAGTTTTATTCTAGCTTTACGAAGGTTTATTTCTAGAAGAGGAAGACCAGCTACAATTTATTCAGATAATGGAACCAACTTAGTGGGTACTTCTAATGAGCTGAAATCTGTTGATTGGgtgaaaatacaagaatatgcCTCAGTAAAGAAAATCCTATGGAAATTCAACCCCCCATCAGCCCCATGGTGGGGCGGATTTTGGGAAAGGCTTATAGGTATGTTGAAatctatcttaagaaaaattcttggaaagGCCTCCTTACAATTTGAAGAATTGTACACTGTACTATGTGATGCTGAGGGCATTATAAATTCAAGACCTTTGACATACTTAAGTGAAGACAATGAGGACCTTATAGCATTAACACCTGCTATGTTTTtacaagatttaaaagaaataggaGTTCCAGATATAGATCAAATAGATGCtaagagaatgaataaaagattcttcTACAGGCAAAAAGTGTGTCAAGATCTCAGAAAACGTTTCAGAATCGAATATCTTGGACATCTTAGAGAATTTTCAAAGATTcgtaatgaatctaaaattaaagaaggagacATTGTTCTCATCGGTGATAGTAACGTCAAGCGAATAAATTGGCCTTTGGGAAGAGTCATCAAATTATATCTTGGAAAAGACAAGAAAGTTTGTCTCGTGGAAGTCCAGACCAAATCTGGGTCTTTCCTACGTCCAATCCAGAGACTTTTTCCTCTTGAGGTCAGCCAAAGTGAAAAATCTGCTATCCCGTGTCTCCCAAAGAGTGATTCTCCATCCACAATGATGATTCCTGATGGTACACCTACCTCTAGTGACTCTCATGCTGTTTCAGATGTGAGACAACCAAGAAGATCCCGTTATGGCCGGCTTTTAAAGCCCAATGCTCTCCTAGACTCATTGGTTTGA